The sequence GCGCAGGTCATCGCGCAGTAGCTTGAGCATGGACAGGTAGCGTTCCTTGGAGGGCGGGGCATCGTTTTGCTCCACCAGCATGATGGAGCGCACAATCTGTCCGCCCAGGCCATCATGCAGGTCTTGCGCCAGCTGCAGCCGCTCCTGCAAATGGGCATTGGCCAGAGCCAGTGCATGCTCTTCGGAGAGGGTGGTGTTCAGGTCTTCACAGGCTTGGGCCACGGTTTCTCTCAGCTCCTGATTGAAGCGCTCAATGCGCTCTGCATCTTGAAGAATGCGTCGGCGCATCAACAGAGCTGACAGCAGCAGGAACAGCAGGCCTGTGTAGGGGCTGTAGACCTTGTGGCTGGGCCAGATTTCCAGCACCACCAGAAGATCGCGAGCGCCTATGGACACCATCACCACCAGGCAGGCGGCCACGAGTTGGTGCTGCAGTCTGCGCGTGCGCAGCGCATGCCAGATCACCCATGCAGTGTTGCCAAGAAAGAGCAGGGTGTAGAGGTCGGCGATGCGCTGCATGGGCGCCCAGCCCGGACCGGTCACGATGATGAGGGCGCCCGCCAGCATCAGCCATCCCAGGCGCAGCAGATGGGGACGTGACAAGGGGCTCTCTATCAACTGCCAGCAGAACACCGAAAAACTGGCCATATAGCCTATGTAGGCCAGGTGGTTGGCACGGGCCATGGCCAGGTTGTCGGGAAATGGCCAGGTTTCGGTCAGCAGCCCATTGCTGATGAACAGCACCCAGCACAGCGATACCAGGGCATACCAGCCCAGCAGTGGACGCTTGCGCTGGGGAATCCACACCGCCAGGGCCATGACGCCCAGAGCGGCTGACAAGATGATGTTCAGCCAAAAAAGGGTGCGCACATCCCAGTTGCGCTGCAGGTGAGCCTGGAGCATGGCATCGGGGGAGCCCAGCTGCAATGCACCCAGGCCGGGGTGGAGCTCGGATAGGCCGACCACACGCACCCAGATGGTGTTGTGGCCTGCGGCATGGAGCGAGGATTGCGGCAGTATCCAGTAGTGCGAGGTGCTCCAGGAGCGGGACAGTGGCTCCTGCAAATGGCGGTCGCGCCAGACGAGATCCTGGTTGCTGTAGACCTCACCCGCCATGCTGATGCTGCCTATCGTCAAGGCGATAGGGGTGGCGAGAGGGCAATCCGTCGCCCAGGTGATGCGATACCAGACCGTGCCGTCATAACCGGGCCAACGCGGGGCCCAGTTGTCCGGCAGCGTCACAGCCTGCCAGCCATGCTGCGGTGCCTGGGAGGATGCGGCGTTCGAGCGGGCTGCCATCACGCTGACCATGCGGGTCGCGCAGGCTGCGGCTTCCGTGCGGGCGTGGGCCGGCGGCTGCCAGCACAGCCATACCCAGCACAGGCAAAGCTGCCAGGCCAGTTTGCGCCAGCGAGATGTCATGAACCGAGCAGCCCGCGGGCGCGGGCCTCGCTGACGGCACGTATGCGCGAATTGACCGCCAGCTTGCGATAGATGTTGCGCACATGGGCCTCGACCGTGTGGCGCGACAGGTGCAACTGCTCCGCGATTTCCCGGTGCGAAAGGCCATGGGCCACCTGGTTCAGTATTTCGATCTCGCGGCTGCTGAGGGTCGCATCTTCTTGCGATGTCGAATGCCGCAAGCCATCGGCACTGTGCTGCTGGAATTCGCTGATGACGCGCCTGGCAATAAAAGGGTCGATAGGTGCTCCGCCGCGCAGCACGCTGCGTATGGACAGGGTGACCTCCAGGTCATCGCGTTCCTTGAGCACATAGCCGGTGGCGCCAGCGCGCAGCGCGGCGAGGATGGCCTCCTTGGTGCTCCAGGCGGAGATGACCAAAATGCCCATGGCAGGGTCAGTGGCGCGCAGCTCGGCAATCAGCTCGGTGCCATGGCCGTCGGGTAGCCCCAGGTCCACCAGGGCCAGGGCGAAGGCCCGCTGTGCCGCATGCTGGCGCGCCTGGGCCAGCGATGCGGCAAAGCACATGGCGGTATCCGTGTAGCCCAGGGTGACGAGGATGCGATCCAGGCGATGCTGTATCAATGCATCGTCCTCCACGATCAGTACCGGTGTGGGCAGGGGCGGGGCGGCGGGAGGCTGGATGAGGTCGGGCATGGGGGCAGCAAAGAGGGCCATAGGCCAGCCCTCGGTAGCAACAGAAATGCCGGCACTATGGCGCATGGCTGGGCCGCTTGGCTATCCCTGAATCCAGGTAATTTGCGCATGCCGCATCTTCAATACCGGTAGCGCAGCGTCAGCAACCAGCTGCGCGGGCTGCCGTAGCTGGTGAACATGGGGCTGTCTATGCCTCGGTAGTAGCGCTGGTCCAGCAGGTTGTGCACATTGAGCTGCAGCAGCCATTGCGGCGTGAGCTGGCGCGCCGCCATCAGGCCCAGCAAGGTGTAGCCAGGCTGGCGGATGCGGTAGGTGGCACCACTCAGGCTGTCCTGCCCTTCGTTGTAGATGGCGCTTTGGCGGTAGAGGCTGGCGCCCAGGCGCCAGGCGCTGTCCGGCAGGCGGTAGACGGTGGCCAACTGCCACAGCTGGTGCGGCAGCTGGGGCTCAAAGCGCTGGTCTTGCTTGAGGGCATCGCGGGTATAGCGGCTGTGCACCAGGGTGTAGCTGGCCGATAGCTGCCAGGCCGGGGTGATCTGGCCCTGCAGCTGCACCGCCAGGCCCCGGCTGCGTACCTGCTCGCTGGCGCGATAACAGGCCTCGCCAGGAAATTTGGGGCAGCTGAGCTGCTCGTAGATCTGCTCGGGTGCATTGCGTTGTGCGACCTGGAAAAGGTGCAGACCCGCCTGCAGGCGCTGTTCCAGATAGCGGCCCTGCAGGCCGACGCCATAGGTGCGGCCGGTGGTGGCCGGCAGCACGCGGTCTGTGGTGTCTCGTTCGGTGCGGGGCTGGAAGATGTCCGAGGTCTGCAGATAGGCGTTGTGCTGTGCATCCAGCTCCCACACCAGGCCTGCATAACGGCTGAAGTGGTGCAGGCGCCCCTGGTCTGTGCGTCGCAACGGAGTTTTGATGTTGTCTTCCACCCAACCTTGGTGGTGGTAGCGGTCCCAGCGCCCGCCCAAGGTCAGCTGCAGCCGCTCATGCAGCTGCAGCTGCGTGGCCAGCCAGACTCCGCTCTGGGTCGGTGCCAGCTGCTGGCTGTGTTGCAAGGCAGAGGGCTGCAGCAAGGCCAGCGGGGGCAAGGGCCGGGTGATGGGGGGGGCATAAGCATTCAGCCCACCCACCCAGTAAGGGATGGTCCAGCCCTGGCCCATGGCATCACTCTGGCGGTGGCTCCAGCCCAGGGCCAGCTGGTGCTGGCGGCCGGCAAAATGCCAGGGGCCGCGCAGCGACAGGGCGTAGCTGGTCTGGGTCTGCGCAGAGGTGTACAGCCCCAGGCCTTGGTACAGGGCCGTGGGCGTACCTCCGCTCAGATAAGTGCCTAGATAGTTCAGCTCCGAGCGCAAGCGCAGCAGGTCGGCCCGCAGTTTCCAGCCGCTGTTCCATTCATGTTCCAGCTGGGCAAAGGCGGTGCTGGTGCGTTGGCGCCAGTATTCCCAGTCATAGCCCAGGCTGGTCGCGCGAGGCAGGTGCAGATCGCTGCCGTCCGGGGCTGTGGGAATGTCGCTGAGCGATTCCTGGTGGTGGTTGCGCTGCTGGCTGGCGCCCAGGCGCAGCGTGGTCTGGGCTGCGATATCGGCTTCCAGCACACCGTAGTAGCTGCGTTGGCGATGGTTCACCCCGTCCTGGAAGCCGTGCCGGTTCTGGCCATCCACCAGCACACGGGCACGCAGCGAGCGGGCCAGGTTCAGCGGGCCGGAGGCGTCCACCATGGCCTCGTTCTGCCCCCAGCGGCCGGTGCGCAGCTGCAGCTCCACACGTGCTTGGGCGGTGGGTAATTTGCGCACCAGATTGAGGGCGGCCGAGGGGTTACCCATGCCGGACATCAGGCCCGATGCCCCCTGAACCACCTCGACCCTGTCATACAGGGAAAGGCTTTGGCCCAGGTCGAAGTTCTTGTCAAAGCTGGTGCTCACGCCATCCAGCATCCAGTGGCTCAGCGCAAAGCCGCGGGCATACAGCTGCCCGCGCGACACCGTGAGTCCGGTCGAGAGCATGGCCAGGTCCCGCGTGGTGTGCACGGCCTGGTCGTTGAGCAGGCTGCGCGTGAGCACCTGTACCGGCTGGGGCGTAGCCTGGGGCGTCAGGGCCAGTCCGGTGGCCGTGGCGCTGGGAGCGGCGCTGCGGTAGAGCCCATGGTCCTCGGTGGTGGCCGGCGCAGGGGTGCTGACCTCCACGGTCTCCAGCACGGCCGCCACAGGCGCGGCATCTGCCGCCAGGCTCTGCAGCGGAGCCTGGCAAACCAGGGCCGGGACCAGGATCAGAGTCATGTGTGCGCAGACCTGGCGGCCCCCAGCGTGGGCAGACAAGGCGGAAGGTCGGCGGGACAGGGCAGCGCAGAGCAACACGGGAAAGGGGCGCAGCAGCGCCCGGGCAAATGGATGCAGGCGATGTTATGTGACGGCTAATGACAATTAGACACTTTGTGATGCAAAAAGCACGACGGTGTTCTTTGGAGAGAGCTCAGGCGGTCCAAGGCTTGCTTTGGGGGTGGTTTGGGTGCAGGGCGGGCAGACCACAAAAAAACGCCTGCGCAGCCCGGTAAGGGGCGGCTGCAGGCGTGCAAAGGAGGAGAGAGATTGACGTACTGGACGTCGAGGGCAGTGCAGGGAAGCTACTGCCCTGTCCGCACTCAAACCTGAGCGCCAGACTCCTTGACGACCTTGCCCCACTTGGCGGCTTCGGTCTTGATGTAGCTGTCGAACTGGGCCTGGGTGTCCAGCACCACTTCACCGCCCTGGTCTTCGATCTTCTTGATCACGGCAGGGTTCTTCAGCACCTTGGCCAGCGCGGCATACAGCTTTTGCTGTACCTCGACCGGTGTCTTGACTGGGGCCCACATGCCGAACCAGGAGGTAGCTTCATAGCCCGGCACGCCGGCTTCGGCGATGGTGGGCACATCTGGCAGCTCGCGCGAGCGCTTGGCCGTGGTCACGGCCAGGGGGCGCAGCTTGCCCGAGCGCACATGCTGGATGGCCGAGGGCATGTTGTCGAACATGATGGAGATCTGGTTGCCCAGCAGGTCGCTCATGGCCGGGGCGCTGCCCTTGTAGGGCACATGAACCATGTCGATATGGGTCATGGACTTGAACAGCTCGCCCGACAGGTGCACGGAAGAACCGCTGCCCGAGGAGCCGAAATTCACCTTGCCGGGGTTGGCCTTGGCGTAGGCGATCAGTTCCTTGACGTTCTTGAAGGGCTGGGCCGGGTTGGCCACCAGCAGATTGGGCACAGTGGCCACGCGGGTCAGCGGAGCGAAGTCCTTGATGGGGTCAAAGGGCATCTTGCTGTAGAGCGCCGCATTGATGGCGTGCGTGCCCACGGTGCCCAGGAACAGGGTGTAGCCATCGGGCGTGGCGCGGGACGCGGCCAGGCCACCGATATTGCCGCCGGCGCCGGGGCGGTTGTCGATGATCACGGGTTGGCCCAGTTCCTCACCCAGATACAGACCGACGATGCGCGCCAGGATGTCGGTGGTGCCACCTGCCGAGAAGGGAACAATGATGTTGATGGGCTTGCTGGGGAAGGCCGCCTGGGCAGTCGCCGTGCCGGCCACGGCCAGGGTGGCAGCAGCGGCCAGCAGTTTCAGGCCATGGCGGCGGGAGAAGCTGAGGGAAAGGCTGCGGTGGGCATCGAACATGGTGGTCTCCAATTTATAAAAATAGCGGTGCAGCCCCGGCCACAGAGGTGGGCCGGGGTGGGGTGTCTGAGCGGGGGGAGGCGGAGCGGACAGACCTGCTGCCCGCTCCAGGGCAGACCGAGAGTGGCTCACCAAAACCCGAAAAGCGAAGCAGTGCGTGGGGGCCGGGGCGCGAAGCCGTAGCCGGAACAGGACACCACGAGGTCGCCAGGGCTTGGTGGGGCCGCCTTATTCCTGAACGATGGAAGAAGGGTGGTTGGCCAGCGGCGTGACCTTGATTTCCATATAGGGGAACAGGGGCAGCGAGCTGAGCATGGTGTGCAGCTCGTCGTTGTCCTTGGCGTCGAAGATGCTCACATTGGCGTACTCGCCCACCACGCGCCACAGGTGGCGCCACTTGCCTTCGCGCTGCAGCTTTTGCGAGTATTCCTTTTCTTCTTGCTTGATCTTGGCTGCGACCTCGGGGTCCAGCGTAGCGGGGATGCGAACAATCATTTCGGCCATGTACAGCATGGATTGACTCCTTGAGAAAACGGGGGGAAGAGAAGGGAGGGGGGAGAGACCGGGCGCAGGCGCCCGGCCGGGGAATAGATCAGCCGATCAGAGATGCGGCCAGATGAGCATGGTGGCCGAATAGATCACGCCGACCAGAATCATGGAGACCACGGTGTAGCCCATGATGTCCTTGAGCTTGAGCTTGGACAGGGCCAGGGCCGGCAGAATCCAGAAAGGTTGGACCAGGTCGTTCCAGCCATTGCCCAGCATCACCGACATGGCGGTCTGTGCCTGGGATGCGCCCAGGGTGGTGGCCGCATCGATCATGAACGGGCCTTGCAGCACCCAGTGGCCGCCACCCGAGGGGGCGAAGAAATTGATCACAAAGGAGCTGATCAAGCCCCACAGCGGCAGGGTGTCGGCGTTGGAGATGTTGACGAAGATATGGGCGATGGACTCGACCAGACCCGAGCCATGCATGATGGCCATGATGCCGGCGTAGAAGGGGAACTGCAAAATGATGCCGCCAATGGTTTTGACGCCTTCGTTCACCTTTTCCACATATTGCATGGGCGTCTTGAGCAGCAGCACGCCCAGGAACAGGATGAAGAAGTTGATCATGTTCAGGTCGAGGTTGCCGCCCTGGTAGAAGTGCAGGCCCACATAGCCCATACCCGACAGACCGATCAGCAGGCTCAGCGCGCGGCTGTTATTCAGGCGCCAGGCCAGGGTTTTTTCGTCGCCCAGCAGCTCGCTGGCAGCGCCGCCCTGGTTTTCCTTGGCCACGGTGGCGGGGTCCAGCTCCACCACTTTTTCGCCCTTCTTGGGGTGCATGGCGGCGTTGAGTAGGGGCAGGGCGATGAGCACCACCAGGCTGGTGATCAGAATGGGAGCGGAGAAGATGGTTTCCGTCAGCGGAATAATCCCCATGGGGCTTTCAAAGCTGTGGCCCTTGGTGGAGATCAGCACCGGAATCGTCGCCGAGAAACCCAGGCTGTACATGGTGAAGCCGGTATAGGCCGAGGCAATGATCAGGGGGTAATGCACGCCCTTGACCTTGAGCGCCAGCTTGCGCGCCATGATGCCGCCAATCACCAGGCCAAAGCCCCAGTTCAGATAGCTGCCCACGCAGCCCACGATGGTGGCCACGATGATGGCCTGGTAGGGGGTGTGCACATAGCTGGTGATCTTGTCCAGAAAGCGGTTGACCACGGGGGCTGCGGCCAGCACATAGCCCATGACCAGGATCACGGCCATCTGTGTGGTGAAGGCCAGCAGGCTCCAGAAACCCTTGCCCCAGTCCTGCACCACCAATTGGGCGGGACGGTCTTCGACGGCGAAGGCCAGCACCATGGTGAGCAGGGTGAGCAAGATGGCGAAGACAAAGGGGTCGGGCAGATACTTGCGCATCAGCTCCGTGAAGAAGGCGGTGATTTTGGACATGGAAGGCTTCTTGTTTGGCAGTGACTCAACAGGAGAAAACGCGGGTCAGCTTGTGAGGGAAAAAGAGGGAGGTGTTTGGCTTACACGCCGGCAACGCCGACGGTCATGCCCCCACAGACATAGAGCACCTGGCCGGTGACAAAGCCGCTGCGGTCATCGAGCAGGTAGGCCGCGGCGTGGGACACGTCCTCGGGTTCGCCCACGCGCTTGACGGGCACGGAGGCAATGATTTTTTGGGTGCGTGGCGCATCGGGCGGGTTGGCTTTGTCAAACAGCTCGGTGCGTATGGGGCCGGGGCCTATGGCATTGGCGGTGATGCCCCATTGGCCCAGCTCCAGCGCCCAGACGCGGGTCATGCCGATCAGCCCGGCCTTGCTGGCCGCATAGGCCGTGCGCAAATCCTTGCCCAGGGCCGCGCGTGAGGACATGTTGACGATGCGGCCAAAGCCGGCCTCTTTCATGCCGGGCAGCAGGGCCTGCATGCATTGCAGGGCGCAGCGCAGATTCAGCGCCATGGCCAGGTCGAACTCACCCAGGGTCTGGGAGGCCGCGTCGTTGGGCACGACCACGCCCACGTTGTTCACCAGGCGGGTGATGGGACCGCCGGCCAGGGCCTCTTGCAGGGCGCGGGCCGTGTCTTCGGTATTGCTCAGATCGGCCTGTATGCCGCCGGGCACATGGTCGACCACGCGGTCGATGATGACGGGCGCATAGCCGTCTTCGCGGCAACGCCGGGCAATGGCAGCACCGATGCCGGCACCGCCGCCGGTGATCAGTACACGGGGAGCAGTTGGGTTGGTCATGGCAGAGGCTTTCACAAACAAAGGGGTTGCACGCTCAGAGGCAGCATTCGCCGGCCAGATAGGCCTTGCGCCAGCGTGTGATGCTGACCTTGTCGAACAGCTGGGCCTGGTGGAACGGATCGGCCTCTATAAAGGCCTGGGCCTGCTCGCGGGTCTCCAGATCGACGAGGTACAGACCGCCACCCAGGTCCTGGCCGTCGTCGTGCAGCTTGGCGCCGCAGGCCAGCAGCAGATGCTGGTGGGCCTGCAGAAACTCCAGATGGGCTGGCCGGTGGGCCTGGCGCACGGCCTGGTGGTCGGGCTTGTCAAAGGTTTCGATGACAAAGGGCATGGGTGTCTTTCAAGAGCTGAACTGGAGGCTTACACCGTGGCCACGGGTGTCAGTGGCGAGGCCACGGCGCCCGGCAGGTGCAGCGGGGGGGCGGTGAGCAGAAAGTGGTGGCGCTGGTGGGCGCGCAGCCAATGGGCCAGCGGTGTCAGATGCCAGAGCTCGCCCAGGTGCACGCCCAGCTTGAACAAACAATGCTCGTGCAGTGGCAGGGCTGCGCAGCAGTCCGCGCCAGGGCGGGCTGGGTGGGCTTCGACGGCGTAGTTGTCGGCAGCGATGGCGGCTACCTGGCTATCGCTGATCCACTGCAGCAGCTTGTCGTCGCGTCCGTCGAGCACGGCGCAGCTGTTGTTCAGCACCTCGGGGTCGGGGCGCTTGTGCATCTCCAGCACGCGCTGGGCAAAGCCAGTGTGCAGGCACAGGATGTCGCCGACGGCTATCTCCACGCCATCGGCCTCGATGATGCGCATCAGCTGCTCGTAGCCCACCAGGCTGCGGGCATCGCCCAGGTGGGCATGCAGGTCGACCATCACGCCACGGCCTTGCACGCCGTTGGCCGCCATGGCTTCAATGCCCAGGGCCTTGGCGCAGCTGGTGCTGGCTGCCTCGTCCAGGCGCTCGGGCATGCCGGTGCCGCTGATGTCGGCCGGGCCGACGATGTCGATGCCGGCGCGAAAACCGTTGTAGTACAGCGGCTCGGGCAGGCCGTCGCCATTGGCGTCGAACAGCGAACCCACATGGGCCAGACCGTCCCACTGTGTGGAGTACTGCAGCGACAGAATCGCCATGTCGTCGGACAGCACATCGGTGCGGCCGGGCTCCAGCTCCTGCAGTAGGCAGTTGAAGTTGACCATGCCCTTGCGTTGCAGGGGGCGCAGCACGGGCGGCTTGCGGTTGGGGTTGAGCGCGCTGCCACCGGGATAGTCCAGCGGCAGACTGAGGGCAAAGCGCAGGCCTTCGCGCACCTCGGCCACACCCTGGCGCACCTTCTCAGGGGTGAGCAGGTTCAGCCGACCCAGTTGGTCGTTGGGACCAAAGTCGCCCCAGGTCGAGCCTTGGGGGCGGTGTTTCCAGCGAGGATTGGAGATGGACATGCGTGCTCCTTGTTCAGCAGCCGGAGCGGGGCTCCGACTGTGGTTCAGTGCTGCTGCAAAAAGTGCTGCAGTGCCTGGTTGAAAGCCTCGGGTGCTTCCAGGTTGGACAGGTGCGAAGCCGGCACCGTGGCCAGGATCGAGCCCGCAATCGCGGCCTGCATGGCCTGGGCATCGGCCACGGTGGTCACGGGGTCGTGGGCACCGGCCACCAGCAGCGTGGGCGTGGTGATGGTGGTGATGGCGGCGCGTAGGTCTTCCTTGGCCAGGGCTTCGCAGCAGCTGGCATAGCCTTCGGGGGCAATGCCGGCAATCCAGGCCTGGGCCTGTTGCACCACGGCGGGCTGGGCCGCCGCAAAGCCTTCGGTGAACCAGCGGCTGGGCGAGGAATCGGCCAGGGCCTGCATGCCGGCGGCACCCTGGGTGCGCACGGATGCTGCACGCTCCAGCCATGGGCCCTCGGCGCCGATCTTGGCGGCGCTGTTGGCCACGGTGATGCTCCGCATGCGTGCAGCGGCGTTCACACCCAGCCACAGGCCGGTGAGGCCGCCCATGGAGATGCCGCAGAAATGCGCCTTCTCGATCTGCAGCGCATCCAGAATGGCCAGCACATCGCCGCCCAGCTGGGTGAAGCTGTAGGGTCCAGGGCTGCACACGCTGGCGCCATGGCCGCGGGTGTCGTAGCGCAGCACGCGGAAATCACGGCTGAAAGCCTGGGCCTGGGCTTCCCACATCTCCAGCGTGGTGCCCAGGGAGTTGGAGAACACCAGCACCGGTGCGCCCTCAGGGCCTTGCAGCTGGATGCGGAAAGTACCGGCAGCGGTAGTCAGTTGTTGGGTGGCGCTCATGGCTCAGACCTTCTCGAGGATCACTGCAATGCCCTGGCCCACGCCGATGCACATGGTGCACAGCGCATAGCGGCCACCCAGGGTGTGCAGCTGGTTGACGGCGGTGGTGGCCAGGCGGGCGCCGGAGGCACCCAGGGGGTGACCCAGGGCGATGGCGCCGCCCCATTGGTTGACGCGGGCATCGTCATCGGCAATGCCCAGATCGCGCAGCACGGCCAGGCCTTGGGCGGCAAAGGCTTCGTTCAGTTCGATCACGTCCATATCGGCCAGGCTGAGGCCGGTCTGGGCCAGCACCTTGCGCACGGCGGGGGCCGGGCCAAAGCCCATGATGCGAGGGGCCACGCCGGCCGTGGCCATACCCACCACGCGGGCACGGGGCACCAGGTTGTATTGCTTGGCGGCTTCTTCATTGGCCAGCAGCAGGGCGCAGGCGCCGTCGTTCACGCCGCTGGCATTGCCTGCGGTCACGCTGCCGTCAGGACGGACCACGCCCTTGAGCTTGGCCAGCGCTTCCAGCGTGGTGGCGCGGGGGTGTTCGTCCTGGCTGACGATGATGGCGTCGCCCTTTTTCTGGGGGATGGTGACGTTGACGATTTCCTGGGCCAGGTAGCCGGCAGCGATGGCGGCGGCCGCCTTTTGCTGCGAGGCCAGGGCCATGCGGTCTTGGGCTGCGCGCTCGATCTTGAAGTCGTCGGCCACGTTTTCGGCGGTTTCGGGCATGGAGTCCACGCCGTATTGCTGCTTCATCAGCTTGTTGACGAAGCGCCAGCCGATGGTGGTGTCATACACGGCGTTGTTGCGGCTGAAGGCGGACTCAGCCTTGGGCATCACAAACGGAGCGCGGCTCATGGATTCCACGCCACCGGCAATCATCAGCCGGGCTTCGCCGGACTTGATGGCGCGGGCGGCAGAGCCCACGGCGTCCAGGCCGGAGCCGCACAGGCGGTTGAGGGTGGCGCCAGGCACGTCGA comes from Comamonas sp. GB3 AK4-5 and encodes:
- the pcaF gene encoding 3-oxoadipyl-CoA thiolase gives rise to the protein MSNQAFICDAIRTPFGRYGGALSSVRTDDLGALPIKALMERNPGVDWKAVDDVLYGNANQAGEDNRNVARMSSLLAGLPIDVPGATLNRLCGSGLDAVGSAARAIKSGEARLMIAGGVESMSRAPFVMPKAESAFSRNNAVYDTTIGWRFVNKLMKQQYGVDSMPETAENVADDFKIERAAQDRMALASQQKAAAAIAAGYLAQEIVNVTIPQKKGDAIIVSQDEHPRATTLEALAKLKGVVRPDGSVTAGNASGVNDGACALLLANEEAAKQYNLVPRARVVGMATAGVAPRIMGFGPAPAVRKVLAQTGLSLADMDVIELNEAFAAQGLAVLRDLGIADDDARVNQWGGAIALGHPLGASGARLATTAVNQLHTLGGRYALCTMCIGVGQGIAVILEKV